From the Helianthus annuus cultivar XRQ/B chromosome 17, HanXRQr2.0-SUNRISE, whole genome shotgun sequence genome, the window TTGTacaagttgaataaatataattgtaTATACCAAATAgttaaaaaagttatatctttaaaaactctgtgtattacacggattaaataaatgtaattttttatactaaataataaaaaagtaatatttttaaaaaactcgtgtattgtacgggttgaataaatctaattttatataccaaataataaaaataaatatatatctttaataACCCAGTCTATTATAccggttgaataaatataattttgtatcgtaataataaaaaaagttatatctttaaaaacaatgTGTATTAAacgagttgaataaatctaattttatatatcaaattataaaaaaagttatatcttaaatcTAAGATCCTTAAGCCAAGCCAAGAAAAGATCTTAAGCCAAGCCGCTACACTGAAAGATCTTAAGCCATAGAAAGTTCTCAAGCCAAGCCAAAGAAAGACTAATCTGAAAAGGCTTGAGCCGTGTTGAAAGTACTCGGCTAAGAACTTTCAACTGAATGACGGCTGTCGGACACGTGGCAATCATGGGTTGGTTGACTTGAAAGGATTTTTTTAAGCTGTTACGCGAAATTGAAAAGGCTCGTTGAGCCGCTACAATTGGCTATTTTGGATATTTTGACCGGTCAATGACTAAAATGGAGATTTTCCCTTTTTATATCCTTCCCATAGACCGAATTTAAGTTATCGTCGAAATATGCGACTCAGAGCTGTCTCTAAAAATGTTCGAAAATCTTTAGGCCTTGTGCGAACAGAAAATACGGGCCCagttaaatataaatttaaaaaaaaaacatatatataaaaaatttaaatatatgaaaatgaatTAATGTCATTTGAATCAACACCAATCATTTAATGCAACTTGACAAAATTAAGCAATTAATGTTATTTGCATTTAATAAATAGATAATAAACAAATAGAAAAACAAAACTGAAGACACCGAGATTAGAACATGTGTCTTCTTATTATTAAAGTGACTTTTAAATCACCAAACTAAATGCTTTAAGATGGTATTTTTCCGATTCCTTATGTATATATTCTAACTTTTCTATATAAAACtaatacaaaaacaaaaaaaaaatgagcCACTGATGGGTTTGGGCCCTGAGTCATCGCCCATAATATCCTAACCCTATAAAGTAGATTATATTAGTGTGTAATTTCTTTTCCTAAAAAACTAcaatacaactttttttttaaatgatgaAATTCTATGATTGATAGAAAAGGGTCAACAATGACTATAAAACCCGACatagtcatcatcatcatactcagtaaagaTCACAAATAACAAAGCTAAGATGGGGGCTGAGTAGGGTAAGATGTAGAAAGACTTACCTCTACTACGTAGGAATAAAGAGACTATGTAGGAATAAAGAGACTACTTCCAGTAAGaccccgactcgatagtagttttgcatcaagccttgtacacaaggcacataacactcagtaATTCGACAAAAGCCGATTAATGCATGTACCCCTTGTCTTTCGTCTATCAATGCCATCACATGATACATTTGGGACAAAACCCGACAAAGTACAATACATAAAACAAAAGAAAGagaacaaaacaaaacaagtaATCAAGAAACTAGAGCTCTAATATTAAAACTCATGATCTCTCTCCTCTCTCTGTCGATGTTATGGAACTTAGATCTCGCTTTTATGCGTATGTACGTATTTGCTTTTATGTCTTCCACCATTCTTTCAATCGGAATGAAGTTGTCATTGAACTCCTTTTCGTTCCTCATGTTCCAAATTTGTTAGGGGGTAGGGGCGCTCCACTAGTGATGGAATTACATCACTCACAACattcaatcaagttccgccacgtcatcgagctttattccatcactagtaATGGATTTCACTAGGGGTGgccatcactagtgatggtttttttaatttttaatttttaaaatataaattaacaataagattataaattataaatttcatttaaataaaaaaaatatttctaGACATATTTTATCTTACAACTTAAAAATAAACatataaacatttaaataaacaTATTTTAGGTTCTTGAAACCATTCTTCACTTGCTTCGATGTATTTaacaatttttaaaaataaatcttttggTAAACAAAActgatctctaaacgtttcgacATTGTAGACCGGATTCTCCACAAAATAAACCTTCATTAACACTTCATTGGCATGTATACGATCACGATCCACCATTTTCTTCTTTGGGCGGCTCGAACCTTCAAGTTCGTTATACATCTTCTCGAAAAATTCAAGCGTGTCATTGTCGGAAGACGTATCGCTATCGGTATCTATTGGAAACGAATccattaaaaattttaaattCCATTTTTAAAACTATGAATGTTGCTTCATCACGTAGTGTCACGGCGTAATTATCATTGCGTGTTAGTTCATATGGAAGGCTAGGAACGAAGCTGGTTTCAGAAATATAATATTTCGAATTGAGAAGGTGTTAAGCGAGGTGAAGTCTTACGAGTTTTTGTGGGCTAGGAATAGAACTAAGTTTAAAGATCTGTCGTGGGAAAAAaatggtgtaaatttgtaattatgtaagtTTCTGTTGTGGTGCCTTCCGGTTTTCGAGTTGATCGTTTTCTAATGAAGttcacattaaaaaaaaaaaaaaaaaaaaaaaaaaaaaaaaaaaaaaccgtagtGTCCCGGGTGCTCTTACATTTTTGATAGACGTACCACATTACTAATTGACAATACAAGTCTCATGTTTCTGAAAAAGTCGATGTAACTGGAGTCGTATTATCATTGGTTCAAACCCAAGTCGTGTCGGCTAGACTCAACTTACCCTATGAACAACACAACCACATTCACCTCTTTCAATTTGGACTCAAGTACACTCTGCCAGTGCCACTGCACCACCACCACTTTACAAACACTGACCACCACCACCCCTCGATCTGCACAGAAAACCAACAAACAACACGACGAAATCCACCACTTCTTTCTGACACACAATGTGTTATGTAGGAAAAGCTACAAAGATCTTCATCTTTCTCATCACCGTTCTCCTTATTACTGGCCTCCTGTTAGGCTTCGGCGTCCTCCGCCATAAAATTCATCTTAATTCACATAACTGCTCCGGCAACTCATGCTCTCAATCGGATCTCTATCCTCCGCCGGTGGACTTTCCGATCACCTCCACTCCTGATTCAGGTGCATCCAATCCTTCCGATCTCTATCCTCCTCCGCCGCTGCCATCGTCTGGTTCAAGTTCGAATCTAGCTCCACCGCCTCCGGTTCCGTCACTAGCACCACCGCCGTCGGAATTGAGTAGTGGTAATCAACCTCCGCCTCCGCCGTCGCCGGTGTCTGTAGCTCCTCCGCCTCCGCCGGTGGTTGCTGTAGCTCCGCCTCCGGGATTTAATCCGGCGATCCGGTTCCGGTAACTTCAGGTACTTTAAAAATAATTTAACAATTGTTGTAAAGTAGTACGATTATATAATTGTTTTGTAAAGTAGTACGATTATATAATAGTTTTCAGGTTGATTTGGAGGTTTAATTTAGtgattttttcttttaatttagtGATTAGTAACTTTATTTGGAGGTTTGATTATCAGTTaactttttttaataaaataatgttttCGTGATTCTGATAGTGGAATACTTTGTATTATTTAATGGATGAATTTGATCCTGAATTTCTGGTCAATGGAAAGCAATTTGGAGGATCTGATTGGTCAAAATCTTCATGAAGTTAGTAATATCCATTGATTACTTGTGATTAGATTTTTTTTAACTGCATGAAGTTAGTAATATCCATTGATTACTTGTGATTAGATTTTTTTTAACTGCAAAATTGGATCGCTAAAGCATTATCGTGTCACTAACGGAACCATCCGATCATAATTCATATCTATCTCCAATTAACGGAACAATCCGATCATAATTCATATCTATCTCCAATCGGCATAACGCATATACACATACACCAATTtaggaggaaacctaataaatatgggaaaaacccccctgtgggaatcgaactcaagacctattggtcccaaagccttatcccacctcCAAAATGCCACTAGACTATAAAGCAATATGAAGGATCTGATTGGTCAAAGTTATCAAAACAGAGTTTCACTATTGTTTCAACCTTCTTTCTTAACTAACTTTGTTAATTCTTTTTATCTATTTAGAGCTTTTAATATGAAATTACATTGAAATAGAAGGTAAATGGGCAACAAGCTGAAATCGGATCTCAAACGGATCTCAGATGACTATTTTTTATCAAGCAGATTCAATTTTGACATTTTAAAAATATTCATCAAACTAAATTCGATATACAAACTCAAATTGAGAGTGATACATGCGATTTTCATGATTTTGTGTTGGTTTATGATTCGTTTAACAATTGGTTATTAAATGGATTTTGATTGTTTGCGATCGCAGGTACATTTTGAGTGACACTTTTGGGGAGATGAATCACTCATCAAAACCTCCGACTCCATTTGTTTGGAAAGATTAATCATCCAATATACAAGAATGTTGCTAGATTTGCAGGAGTCTTTGATGAAAGTGGCGATACCGTTATAGTAATACGAAGGTGAAAATGGTGATTGGGTGTAAATGTAATATTTGAGTGACCGATTCATTCATATTATTTATGGAcaactttatttaatttttgtttgAAATTAGTTTCAAAATTCGACCCATTAAGTTACATAAACAAGTCAATGGATTACGTTATGTAAACGAGTAAGTCAGTTTCTGATCTCTAAGTCCTCGCTTGTTGCTGACCAGCGCGTCTTTCCACGGACGAGATGGCTTCCTCTTATGGTTAACATCTTTGGGTGGAGGGCGTTGCAGAATCGGTTACCCACGAAGGAGGCTCTTTGTCATCGGAATATCAGGCCGGATCTCTTTTTTGTCGCCTTTGCGATGAAGATCTGGAAATGGAGGATCACATATTCACTGCTTGCAGTTTTACCTTAGAAGTTTGCGTGGCGATTGCATCATGGTGTAACCTATCTCCCATATTTGCCTTTTCTTTCCGGGATATCCTCGACTTGCATAGTTAACTATGTCAAGTCGCTTGGGTCTCTTTGGATCAAGTATCGTGCTAATTTGGTGGGGCTGGACGGGATTGGATGGGGTAGCCTAGGCAGTTAGTAATTAGTTTGTTGTATGTTGTTTTTTCAGTTTTGCCTTACTTTGCTATTCTTCTAAGGCTGAAGGGTATGGACCGCATGTTTGGGTCATGGATTATCACATATGAACATTAATTAATTGCTATACCACTCTCTCATTTTATCCATCATGGTTCGCATGGATTAAAGCACACTAACCATGGACCTCAATTTCCTTTTTCCAATATTTCCTTTAGACAAAAATAAATAAGTGGATAGTGGTTGGGTCTTAACCATAcgcttagggtagtggttttgtatggtggattagaggtgggtgaaatgacgttgaggtggagggtcatggtggtaatgagggtcatgaccacaccataTAGCCTAAGCCACCTGCTAGTTGGTTCATTTTAGTGAAATGACACCTTTCAAAAAAAGTCAATGAATTATGTGATGGATCTACTTTTTAGCAAATGTAAGCTTTATATTAACAAACAAGAAGATAAATGTTCTCAGGTACACCAATTTGCAAACTTTGTAACAAACAAGAAGAAGATGCTGATCACCTTTTTACAAGGTGTTATATGGCTTCAGTAATGTGGCAAAAGATCAGTCTATGGTGTAGAATACATCAGATTCATGTGTTAAACACACGAAGGACCTGCTGAATTTCCATAAAATTGAGATGACCGATAAGCCGAAAAAAAGTTTATACAAACCGTTTTTTTGGCAACTTGTTGGGAGATATGGAAAGCACGAAATGAATGCATTTTCAGTAGGAAACGAGTGAACATAGACACAATCTTTGGGGACGTGCAAGCAGTCTCTTTCATGTGGATAAAGTATAGGGCGAAACGGACAAAGATGGATTGGAGAAAATGGGCGAGGTTCGAAATTGCAAGATAACCAACCATTGTATTGTTCGAAAGTGCACTCT encodes:
- the LOC110923252 gene encoding branchpoint-bridging protein-like, producing MCYVGKATKIFIFLITVLLITGLLLGFGVLRHKIHLNSHNCSGNSCSQSDLYPPPVDFPITSTPDSGASNPSDLYPPPPLPSSGSSSNLAPPPPVPSLAPPPSELSSGNQPPPPPSPVSVAPPPPPVVAVAPPPGFNPAIRFR